A window of Acidobacteriota bacterium contains these coding sequences:
- a CDS encoding NDP-sugar synthase, which yields MTRPLPCALVLTAGLGTRLRPLTWVRAKPAAPVAGRTLVVRVLEWLAAHGVADAVLNLHALPATITREVGHGEALGLRVRYSWEPVILGSAGGPRLALPLIGTDPFLIVNGDTLTDLDLAGLVIAHEASDALVTMAVIPNPRPDRYGGVLVGGDGRVEGFTRAGDPRPSYLFPGVQVANQAVFADLPAGEPAESVSGRYRDLLRTRPGAVRAWVTQAAFDDIGTPADYLRTSWTLAAREGLDAGPLVGAGVEIAPTAHLGRTVLWDDIEIGADCRLTECIVADGVRLPCGFRADRQVIVPASVVPAGTAGVRDGDLFLTPCALPDANAGSAFSTTPR from the coding sequence GTGACCCGACCGCTTCCCTGCGCGCTCGTGCTGACGGCGGGCCTCGGCACCCGACTGCGGCCGCTCACCTGGGTGCGGGCCAAACCGGCGGCCCCGGTCGCGGGCCGGACGCTGGTGGTGCGCGTGCTCGAGTGGCTCGCGGCGCACGGTGTCGCCGACGCCGTGTTGAACCTTCATGCGCTTCCGGCGACCATCACGCGCGAGGTCGGGCACGGTGAGGCCCTCGGCCTCAGGGTGCGCTACTCGTGGGAGCCGGTGATCCTCGGGTCGGCCGGCGGCCCGCGCCTGGCGCTGCCGCTCATCGGCACCGACCCGTTCCTCATCGTCAACGGCGACACGCTGACCGACCTCGACCTCGCCGGTCTGGTCATCGCCCACGAAGCGTCGGACGCGCTCGTCACGATGGCGGTGATCCCGAATCCCCGGCCGGACCGGTATGGGGGCGTGCTCGTCGGAGGCGACGGCCGCGTCGAGGGCTTCACCCGCGCCGGCGACCCTCGCCCGTCGTACCTTTTCCCGGGTGTGCAGGTGGCCAACCAGGCGGTATTCGCCGATCTCCCCGCCGGCGAGCCCGCCGAGAGCGTCAGCGGGCGGTATCGCGACCTGCTCCGCACGCGGCCCGGCGCCGTCCGTGCGTGGGTGACGCAGGCCGCGTTCGACGACATCGGGACGCCGGCCGACTACCTGCGTACCTCGTGGACACTGGCCGCCCGTGAGGGGCTCGACGCGGGCCCGCTCGTCGGCGCCGGCGTCGAGATCGCCCCGACCGCCCACCTCGGTCGGACCGTTCTGTGGGACGATATCGAGATTGGCGCCGACTGCCGGTTGACCGAGTGCATCGTCGCCGACGGGGTGCGCCTGCCTTGCGGCTTCCGGGCCGACCGGCAGGTGATCGTCCCGGCGAGCGTGGTCCCCGCCGGAACGGCCGGGGTGCGTGACGGCGACCTGTTCCTGACCCCTTGCGCGCTCCCCGACGCGAACGCGGGCAGCGCCTTCTCCACGACACCGAGATGA
- a CDS encoding phosphotransferase — MTQTSDLAAPADRAQAYLAQRGLADRGARIVPLTGDASDRHYFRVLVPDAPSIVLAVHAGSIDYATLPFVNVAELLMKMAVPIPNILGHEDGLGILAVDDLGDVTLQAHLGAAPIADHAALYRQAVSLIALLQKRGQELASPAYVPYRVAFDVEKLTWEMDFFLKHFVGAYRGITLPEAERGALRTEFGTIVAELAAEPRVLCHRDYHSRNLMLHRGRLYVIDFQDARMGPDTYDLVSLLRDSYVDLGEQMVNDLVAYFLALKGETGGERAFRDRFDLMALQRNLKALGTFGYQTATRRNPVYIQYIPRTLRYVRDNLQRHPRFARLQTLLATWIEELR, encoded by the coding sequence ATGACCCAGACCTCCGACCTCGCCGCCCCAGCCGACCGGGCGCAGGCGTATCTCGCCCAGCGCGGGCTGGCGGACCGCGGGGCGCGCATCGTGCCGCTGACCGGCGATGCCTCCGACCGGCACTACTTCCGCGTGCTCGTACCGGACGCGCCGAGCATCGTGCTCGCAGTCCACGCGGGGAGCATCGACTACGCGACGCTGCCGTTTGTCAACGTCGCCGAGTTGCTGATGAAGATGGCGGTGCCGATCCCGAACATCCTCGGGCACGAGGACGGTCTCGGCATCCTCGCCGTCGACGATCTCGGCGACGTCACGTTGCAGGCGCACCTCGGCGCCGCGCCGATCGCCGACCATGCCGCCCTGTACCGGCAGGCAGTCAGCCTGATTGCGCTGCTGCAGAAGCGGGGACAGGAGCTCGCCTCGCCGGCGTACGTCCCCTACCGCGTCGCCTTCGACGTCGAGAAGCTCACGTGGGAGATGGACTTCTTCCTGAAGCACTTCGTCGGGGCCTATCGCGGCATCACCCTGCCCGAGGCCGAGCGGGGAGCCTTGCGGACCGAGTTCGGCACGATCGTCGCGGAGCTCGCCGCCGAGCCGCGCGTGCTGTGCCACCGCGACTATCACAGCCGGAACCTCATGTTGCACCGGGGCCGGCTTTACGTCATCGACTTCCAGGACGCCCGCATGGGGCCGGACACGTACGACCTCGTGTCGCTGCTCCGCGATTCGTACGTCGACCTCGGCGAGCAGATGGTCAACGACCTCGTGGCGTATTTCCTGGCGCTGAAGGGCGAGACGGGCGGGGAGCGGGCCTTCCGCGACCGGTTCGACCTGATGGCGCTGCAGCGCAACCTGAAGGCGCTCGGCACGTTCGGCTACCAGACCGCAACCCGTCGTAACCCGGTCTACATCCAGTACATTCCGAGGACGCTGCGCTACGTGCGTGACAACCTGCAGCGTCACCCGCGTTTCGCCAGGCTGCAGACGCTGCTGGCCACGTGGATCGAGGAGCTGCGCTGA
- a CDS encoding sugar phosphate isomerase/epimerase, translated as MRIGLSTHLFHDERLSRDHLRAIAAHGFEAIELFATRTHFDYHDPAAVSALAAWLDETGLVLHSVHAPIVEGLSGGVWGPALSTATSDPARRQRTIREIDAALALRERIPFSFLVAHLGVPDVPPSAPDDNQREAARRSVQEMHALAEARGVTLALEVLPNRLSSVAALRRLVDDELELGDVGLCLDTGHAHMTDDVVDAIEEASGHIVTTHLHDNDGRSDAHLVPFDGTIPWEATLFALQKVGYDGVYVFELARTAPPEEILARARHVRRRFEEILAS; from the coding sequence GTGAGAATCGGTCTTTCGACACACCTGTTCCACGACGAGCGGCTGTCGCGCGATCACCTGCGCGCCATCGCGGCGCACGGCTTCGAGGCCATCGAGCTCTTCGCGACGCGAACGCACTTCGACTACCACGACCCTGCCGCCGTGTCCGCCCTGGCCGCGTGGCTCGACGAGACCGGCCTCGTGCTGCACAGCGTGCACGCGCCGATCGTCGAAGGGCTGTCTGGCGGCGTCTGGGGACCCGCGCTGTCGACGGCGACGAGCGACCCGGCGCGGCGCCAGCGGACGATCCGGGAAATCGACGCCGCCCTCGCGCTGCGCGAGCGGATCCCGTTCTCGTTCCTCGTGGCCCATCTCGGTGTCCCCGACGTCCCGCCGTCCGCGCCCGACGACAATCAGCGTGAGGCCGCGCGTCGCAGCGTGCAGGAGATGCACGCGCTCGCGGAGGCCAGAGGGGTGACGCTGGCCCTCGAGGTGTTGCCCAACCGGCTCTCGTCGGTCGCCGCGCTCCGGCGGCTCGTGGACGACGAACTGGAGCTCGGCGACGTCGGCCTGTGTCTCGACACCGGCCACGCGCACATGACCGACGACGTCGTCGATGCGATCGAGGAGGCTTCGGGACACATCGTCACGACACACCTCCACGACAACGACGGCCGCTCCGACGCGCACCTCGTGCCGTTCGACGGGACGATCCCCTGGGAAGCGACCCTCTTCGCGCTGCAGAAGGTCGGCTACGACGGCGTCTACGTCTTCGAGTTGGCCCGCACCGCCCCACCCGAGGAGATCCTGGCACGGGCGCGACACGTCAGGCGCCGCTTCGAGGAGATCCTGGCGTCGTAG
- the asnS gene encoding asparagine--tRNA ligase, with protein MTVSAMTYIEHIAKHDGQTVTLKGWLHNRRSSGKIHFLIVRDGTGFLQAVMSKAAVGDEAFQKADHLGQESAIVVTGLVRADKRAPGGYELDVQRLEVVSEAVDYPITPKEHGVDYLMDRRHLWIRSQRQQAILRVRHEVIDAVRDFFNGRGFVLADTPIFTPAACEGTTTLFPVQYFDDGTAYLTQSGQLYNEANAMALGRVYCFGPTFRAEKSKTRRHLTEFWMVEPEMAYADLDDTIELAEGLVSEVVARVLDRRQTELKVLERDTSPLERVKAPFPRIRYDEAVERLKAAGQPIEWGGDFGGTDETVLSNMFDRPVAVTHYPAQVKAFYMKPDPERADLALCVDVLAPEGYGEIIGGGQRLDDYDLLLERIRQHDLPQDAFEWYLDLRRYGSVPHSGFGMGIERAVAWICGLEHVRETIPYPRMLYRIYP; from the coding sequence ATGACGGTTTCCGCGATGACCTACATCGAGCACATTGCCAAGCACGACGGCCAGACGGTGACCCTCAAGGGCTGGCTGCACAACCGCCGGTCGAGCGGCAAGATCCACTTCCTCATCGTCCGCGACGGTACGGGGTTCCTCCAGGCGGTGATGTCGAAGGCCGCCGTCGGCGACGAGGCCTTTCAGAAGGCCGACCACCTGGGCCAGGAGTCGGCCATCGTCGTGACGGGCCTCGTGCGGGCCGACAAGCGCGCACCCGGTGGGTACGAGCTCGACGTGCAACGGCTCGAGGTCGTCAGCGAGGCGGTCGACTACCCGATCACACCCAAGGAACACGGCGTCGACTACCTGATGGACCGGCGCCACCTCTGGATCCGCAGCCAGCGCCAGCAGGCCATCCTCCGGGTGCGTCACGAGGTCATCGACGCCGTCCGCGACTTCTTCAACGGCCGCGGCTTCGTCCTCGCCGATACCCCCATCTTCACGCCGGCGGCCTGCGAGGGCACGACCACGCTCTTCCCGGTGCAGTACTTCGACGACGGCACGGCGTACCTGACGCAGAGCGGACAGCTCTACAACGAGGCCAACGCGATGGCGCTCGGGCGGGTCTACTGCTTCGGCCCGACCTTCCGGGCCGAGAAGTCGAAGACGCGCCGCCACCTCACCGAGTTCTGGATGGTCGAGCCCGAGATGGCCTATGCCGATCTCGACGACACGATCGAGCTCGCCGAGGGCCTCGTCAGCGAGGTCGTGGCGCGCGTGCTCGACCGCCGGCAGACCGAGCTGAAGGTGCTCGAGCGCGACACGAGCCCCCTCGAACGGGTCAAGGCACCCTTTCCCCGCATCCGCTACGACGAGGCCGTCGAACGGCTGAAGGCCGCCGGGCAGCCCATCGAATGGGGCGGCGACTTCGGCGGCACCGACGAGACGGTCCTGTCGAACATGTTCGACCGGCCCGTGGCCGTGACGCACTACCCGGCGCAGGTGAAGGCGTTCTACATGAAGCCCGACCCCGAGCGAGCCGACCTCGCGCTCTGCGTGGACGTGCTCGCGCCCGAGGGTTACGGCGAGATCATCGGCGGCGGCCAGCGCCTCGACGACTACGACCTGCTGCTCGAGCGAATCAGGCAGCACGACCTGCCGCAGGACGCCTTCGAGTGGTACCTCGACCTGCGCCGCTACGGGTCGGTACCGCACTCGGGGTTCGGCATGGGCATCGAGCGGGCCGTCGCCTGGATCTGCGGCCTCGAGCACGTGCGCGAGACGATTCCGTACCCGCGGATGCTCTATCGGATCTACCCGTAG
- the rimO gene encoding 30S ribosomal protein S12 methylthiotransferase RimO: protein MKIGLVSLGCPKNLVDSEVMLGLAQHAGHELTADAGEADVIIVNTCAFIGPAKQESVDAILEMARHKERGACRRLIVTGCLAERYRDELTLEIPEIDAVLGTGEVPAIVGAIEGEGPASPAPVTVFRRGADGEVGPVGRERGVAARHRPVLAERELPTYLYDADTPRTLTTPRHFAYVKIAEGCDYNCSFCIIPALRGQYRSRPAASVVAEARALASRGVKELLLVSQDTTFYGTDRRERGALARLLHELSGVDGLEWIRLLYLYPTTITDDVLDVMAHSPKICRYVDLPLQHSAASTLKRMRRPGDRTTYERLLARIRDRVPGVTLRTTLIVGFPGETDDEFGGLCDFVRAVEFDHVGVFIYSHEEGTAAYGLADDVPAAVKRQRRREVMALQKRLVRRRARARRGERVRVIVDGPSPEHPLVWQGRFEGQAPEIDPVVYFTDCDPSTLAPGDFVEAEVVDARDYDLIVRPLSAPALLC, encoded by the coding sequence ATGAAGATCGGCCTCGTCTCCCTCGGCTGTCCGAAGAACCTCGTCGACTCCGAGGTCATGCTGGGCCTCGCCCAGCACGCGGGCCACGAGCTCACCGCCGATGCCGGGGAGGCCGACGTCATCATCGTCAACACGTGCGCGTTCATCGGGCCGGCGAAGCAGGAGTCGGTCGACGCCATCCTCGAGATGGCGCGTCACAAGGAGCGCGGTGCGTGCCGCCGTCTCATCGTCACGGGCTGCCTTGCCGAGCGGTACCGCGACGAGCTCACGTTGGAGATTCCCGAGATCGACGCCGTCCTCGGCACCGGCGAGGTCCCGGCCATCGTCGGGGCCATCGAGGGTGAGGGGCCCGCGTCGCCGGCACCGGTGACGGTTTTCCGGCGCGGGGCAGACGGCGAAGTCGGGCCCGTGGGCCGGGAGCGCGGGGTCGCAGCCCGGCACCGACCCGTGCTCGCCGAGCGCGAGCTGCCCACCTACCTCTACGACGCCGACACGCCGCGCACGCTCACGACCCCGCGCCACTTCGCGTACGTGAAGATCGCGGAGGGGTGCGACTACAACTGCAGCTTCTGTATCATCCCGGCCCTTCGTGGCCAGTACCGGAGCCGGCCCGCGGCTTCCGTCGTGGCCGAGGCCAGGGCGCTCGCGTCCCGCGGGGTGAAGGAGCTGCTGCTCGTGTCGCAGGACACGACGTTCTACGGCACCGATCGGCGCGAACGCGGGGCCCTGGCCCGCCTGCTCCACGAGCTCTCAGGGGTCGACGGCCTCGAGTGGATCCGCCTGCTCTACCTCTACCCCACCACGATCACCGACGATGTCCTCGACGTGATGGCGCACTCGCCCAAGATCTGCCGGTACGTCGACCTGCCACTCCAGCACAGTGCGGCGTCGACGCTCAAGCGCATGCGGCGTCCGGGCGATCGCACCACGTACGAACGCCTGCTCGCCCGGATTCGCGACCGCGTGCCCGGGGTGACGCTGCGAACCACGCTGATCGTGGGTTTCCCGGGCGAGACCGACGACGAATTCGGGGGCCTGTGCGACTTCGTGCGCGCGGTCGAGTTCGACCACGTGGGCGTGTTCATCTACTCGCACGAGGAGGGCACGGCGGCGTACGGACTCGCCGACGACGTGCCGGCGGCGGTCAAGCGCCAGCGCCGGCGCGAGGTGATGGCGCTGCAGAAGCGCCTCGTGCGCCGGCGCGCCAGGGCCCGTCGCGGCGAGCGCGTGCGGGTGATTGTCGACGGCCCGTCCCCCGAACACCCCCTGGTCTGGCAGGGGCGCTTCGAGGGCCAGGCGCCCGAGATCGACCCGGTGGTCTACTTCACCGACTGCGATCCTTCCACCCTCGCCCCGGGCGACTTCGTGGAGGCCGAGGTCGTCGACGCCCGCGACTACGACCTCATCGTCCGGCCGTTGTCGGCCCCAGCGCTCCTGTGCTAG